In Desulfatibacillum aliphaticivorans DSM 15576, one DNA window encodes the following:
- a CDS encoding alpha/beta hydrolase — protein MKRENIRFKSQGLECAGWYYKAGTKGKFSCVVLGHGFGGVKEARLDVYAEAFAKAGYNALAFDYRHFGESEGEPRQILDIKKQHQDWHAAIAFARNQEGVEPGKIILWGSSFAGGHVIPVAIKDGKIAAVISQVPNLDGLATARTNGVVQALKLSLAAGRDMLRAVRGKNPYYIPITGEPGDLAAMTAPGARDAVEKLFPDDFEPNEDVAARIILHAPLYSPGKLAHKMAMPWLIQAAEHDAVTPVKPAFKAAAKAPKSKLLTYKCGHFDVYLAPLFEQVIQDQVTFLKNNVY, from the coding sequence ATGAAGAGGGAAAATATTCGATTCAAGTCTCAGGGGCTGGAATGCGCGGGATGGTATTATAAAGCCGGGACGAAAGGGAAATTCTCCTGCGTGGTTCTCGGCCACGGCTTTGGCGGGGTAAAGGAAGCGCGGCTTGACGTTTATGCCGAAGCCTTTGCCAAAGCCGGGTATAACGCCCTGGCTTTCGACTACCGCCATTTCGGCGAAAGCGAGGGAGAGCCCCGGCAAATCCTGGACATCAAAAAACAGCATCAGGACTGGCATGCCGCCATTGCCTTCGCCAGAAACCAGGAAGGGGTGGAGCCCGGCAAAATCATCCTTTGGGGATCGTCCTTCGCCGGAGGCCATGTGATTCCCGTTGCTATCAAGGACGGTAAAATTGCGGCGGTCATCTCCCAGGTTCCCAACCTGGATGGGTTGGCTACGGCCCGCACCAACGGAGTCGTTCAAGCCCTGAAACTTTCCTTGGCCGCAGGCCGGGATATGCTGAGGGCGGTCCGCGGGAAGAATCCCTACTACATTCCCATTACAGGGGAGCCGGGGGACTTGGCCGCCATGACCGCCCCAGGCGCCAGGGACGCCGTTGAAAAGCTCTTTCCCGACGATTTCGAGCCCAACGAAGACGTGGCTGCGCGCATTATTCTACATGCGCCGCTTTACTCTCCGGGCAAGCTGGCGCACAAAATGGCAATGCCCTGGCTGATTCAGGCGGCGGAGCATGATGCCGTCACGCCCGTCAAGCCCGCATTCAAAGCGGCGGCCAAGGCGCCCAAAAGCAAGTTGCTTACCTACAAGTGCGGGCATTTTGACGTGTATCTTGCCCCCCTGTTCGAGCAGGTTATCCAGGATCAGGTCACGTTCCTAAAAAATAATGTGTATTGA
- a CDS encoding TetR/AcrR family transcriptional regulator gives MDKPGKARKPVQKRGMETRAKLMEAAKALFVEKGYYKTNGNEIAAQAGLATGTFYRYFNNKKDILVQLVHQFYQQGLEHALPIMGSVFSGSDDGRKIIHDLLQAHYVFHIEQKEMHKAAFPLMFLEEDIMELSRQEDQKVIDVIAAIFTANKHLLCVEDVQAAAELTYRTCEAITHCLLLQSEHSGKESLMGELEEMLFKYLFTESSTPPS, from the coding sequence ATGGATAAGCCAGGAAAGGCGCGTAAGCCTGTACAAAAGCGGGGCATGGAAACCCGGGCCAAGCTGATGGAAGCGGCCAAGGCGCTGTTTGTGGAAAAAGGCTATTATAAAACCAACGGCAATGAAATCGCCGCGCAGGCCGGGCTTGCTACAGGAACTTTTTATCGTTATTTTAATAACAAAAAGGATATTTTGGTCCAGTTGGTGCATCAATTTTATCAGCAGGGGCTTGAGCACGCTTTGCCCATAATGGGTAGTGTTTTTTCCGGGTCGGACGACGGGCGAAAAATTATTCACGACCTGCTTCAGGCCCACTACGTTTTCCACATTGAGCAAAAGGAGATGCATAAGGCGGCCTTTCCTTTGATGTTTCTGGAAGAAGACATCATGGAGCTAAGCCGTCAGGAAGATCAAAAAGTCATCGATGTCATCGCCGCTATTTTCACTGCGAACAAGCATCTTTTATGCGTGGAGGACGTACAGGCGGCGGCGGAGCTCACATACCGGACATGCGAGGCGATCACCCATTGCCTGTTGCTTCAGAGCGAGCATTCCGGCAAGGAATCGCTTATGGGGGAGTTGGAGGAAATGCTTTTCAAGTATTTGTTTACGGAATCATCCACTCCGCCCTCCTAA
- a CDS encoding MFS transporter, producing the protein MGVKQIHYSWVICLTGIVVLFSCLGLGRFSLGVLLPSMSSSLQLNYSQMGLIGTGNFIGYILSVLAAGRTVDLLGARKTITMGLVLVGSSMMAISWASTFIAAFALYFVTGIGSGLANVPLMGLVSHWFTSETRGRAAGIMISGNGMAIIFSGLFIPWIVMTCGSEGWRTGWLTIGAISLVVSLIAGLLLRNRPSEVGLAPLGKPPPEQSCQAEVNDCNPSDARRTMIHLGVIYLLFGVTYVVYVTFIVTAMVNERNFGEGAAGRFWAIVGALSLFSGPLFGWLSDKFSRKTAIIGAFASYTVAYAFAAIYLSDYFLYASIVIFGLVVWSIPTIMSAAVGDYMGPEQAVKAFGFITLFFGAGQIAGPALAGWLADVSGNFNMGFWLCSLLTACAGAIAYFLKKPE; encoded by the coding sequence ATGGGCGTAAAGCAAATTCATTATAGTTGGGTCATTTGCCTTACGGGGATTGTCGTCCTCTTTTCCTGTCTGGGATTGGGAAGGTTTTCCCTGGGCGTGCTGCTGCCGTCCATGAGCTCCTCGCTGCAATTGAATTATTCCCAGATGGGGCTCATCGGCACAGGAAATTTCATCGGATACATTCTATCGGTCCTGGCGGCCGGGCGCACGGTTGACTTGCTGGGCGCACGCAAGACCATCACCATGGGCCTGGTCCTTGTGGGCTCGTCCATGATGGCGATCAGCTGGGCTTCCACCTTTATAGCCGCCTTCGCCCTTTATTTCGTCACCGGGATCGGCTCGGGCCTGGCCAATGTGCCGCTCATGGGGCTGGTATCCCACTGGTTCACCTCGGAGACCAGAGGGCGGGCCGCCGGCATAATGATTTCAGGCAACGGCATGGCCATTATTTTTTCCGGGCTTTTCATCCCCTGGATAGTCATGACCTGCGGAAGCGAAGGCTGGAGGACAGGCTGGCTGACAATCGGCGCCATTTCGCTGGTTGTCTCCCTGATAGCCGGGTTGCTGTTGCGAAACCGTCCCAGCGAGGTGGGGCTCGCCCCCCTGGGAAAGCCGCCGCCCGAACAATCCTGCCAGGCTGAAGTGAACGATTGCAATCCGTCGGACGCCCGGCGCACCATGATTCATCTTGGCGTGATTTACCTGCTTTTCGGCGTCACCTACGTGGTCTACGTAACCTTTATCGTCACAGCCATGGTGAATGAGCGGAACTTTGGGGAGGGCGCGGCAGGCAGGTTTTGGGCGATTGTGGGCGCCTTGTCCCTATTCTCGGGCCCTTTGTTCGGTTGGCTGTCCGACAAATTCAGCCGAAAAACCGCAATCATCGGGGCTTTTGCCTCTTATACGGTCGCCTATGCATTCGCCGCAATATACCTTTCGGATTACTTTCTGTATGCGTCCATCGTGATTTTCGGCTTGGTTGTCTGGAGCATCCCCACCATCATGTCGGCTGCCGTGGGAGACTACATGGGGCCGGAACAGGCGGTGAAAGCCTTTGGTTTCATCACCCTGTTTTTCGGAGCAGGACAGATTGCCGGCCCTGCCCTGGCGGGTTGGCTGGCGGACGTCTCGGGCAATTTCAACATGGGCTTTTGGCTGTGCTCCCTGCTGACGGCCTGCGCCGGGGCGATAGCATATTTCCTAAAAAAACCGGAATAG
- a CDS encoding PAS domain S-box protein: MPKPTYEELEKRFAELKKSAGAPDINTTLLDIFRCIPSCKTFEEAARKIFDQCKQLTGAQSGYVALLSANGKENEVLFLDDGGAPCTVDPTLPMPIRGLRETAYRTNKAACENAFPESSWMDFMPEGHLRLENVMFVPLNIEGVTVGIIGLANKPGGFTSQDIGIAEMLGDLAAVALTFARSQDSLKESGELYRSILETTMDGFWVTDIKGRLLEVNDAYCQMSGYTKNELTAMKISDLEAEEDSSTVIRHIEKLASMGSDRFESRHRKKDGGIMDIEVSVQFRPEQGGRVVCFLRDISERKKTEAALVESEQKWRNILTNTPQIGVTLNPEAKIVFVNDHLLKLTGWNEHEVIGKDWFDLFIPENVREVIRKVFFSAMNQKDAFGYSTYENEILDRRGNTLNVAWSNVLTKDADGKSIDITCLGVDLTERIRAEKALSDSAAYMQSIFRAAPSGIGVVTNRVFSKVNDTLCRMVGYSREELIGQGPALIYPSQEECDRVGRVKFEQIQKRGTGSVETRFRRKDGGIVDVLLSATPIDPSDHGVGLTFTALDISERKKIERSVQVAHELLLTILDSIDATISVADMKTYEILFMNKYMVESFGRDLTGELCWQAFRGGSGPCSFCSNSRLLDDHGQPTGLYSWQGKNPITEKWYINHDRAIQWTDGRMVRLQIATDITQIKDLEEKLRQSQKMESIGNLAGGIAHDFNNILFPIMGLSEMLMDDLPKNSQERESAEEIFKAGKRGSDLVKQILAFSRQSEQKKVPTRIQSILKEVLKLSRSTIPAYIEINQAIQSDCGMVLADPSQMHQVGMNIITNAYHAVEDKGGTITVRLEERNLEEAEAGKYDLRPGRYLVLSVNDTGCGMPEKLVDKIFDPYFTTKEQGKGTGLGLAVVYGIVKEHSGTVKVHSAVGKGSTFDVYLPLMEKAGLAEPVKTMADLPTGHERIFLVDDEEAIANLEKMMLTRLGYTVASYTSSVKALEAFEADPHAYDLVVTDMTMPSLTGAQLAGKVRSLRKSMPIIICTGFSEKMDEAKAKDLGVAGLLMKPIDRADLAKTVRRVLDEFKGGAPPE, encoded by the coding sequence ATGCCCAAGCCCACCTACGAGGAATTGGAAAAAAGGTTTGCCGAACTGAAAAAGTCGGCCGGCGCGCCGGATATCAACACAACCCTTTTGGATATTTTCCGCTGCATTCCCAGTTGCAAAACCTTTGAAGAAGCCGCCAGAAAGATATTTGATCAATGCAAACAGCTGACCGGAGCCCAATCAGGTTATGTGGCGCTGCTATCAGCAAACGGAAAAGAAAACGAAGTTTTGTTTTTGGATGACGGAGGCGCTCCATGCACTGTTGACCCAACTCTTCCCATGCCAATCAGGGGGTTGAGGGAGACGGCGTACAGGACGAACAAAGCCGCCTGTGAAAATGCTTTTCCCGAAAGCTCCTGGATGGATTTTATGCCGGAAGGGCATTTGCGGCTGGAAAACGTAATGTTCGTTCCGCTCAATATTGAGGGCGTTACAGTTGGCATCATAGGCCTGGCCAACAAACCCGGAGGTTTTACCAGTCAAGATATCGGCATTGCTGAAATGCTGGGGGATCTGGCCGCCGTGGCTCTTACCTTCGCCAGGTCTCAGGATTCTTTGAAGGAGTCCGGAGAACTGTATCGATCCATACTTGAAACAACCATGGACGGCTTTTGGGTGACGGATATTAAAGGACGTTTGCTGGAAGTCAACGACGCCTATTGCCAAATGAGCGGCTACACAAAAAACGAGTTGACCGCCATGAAGATAAGCGACCTGGAGGCCGAGGAAGACTCCTCCACGGTGATCCGGCACATTGAAAAGCTGGCCTCTATGGGGTCGGACCGCTTTGAGTCCAGGCATCGAAAAAAGGACGGCGGAATTATGGACATCGAGGTCAGCGTCCAGTTTCGTCCGGAACAAGGGGGGCGGGTTGTCTGCTTTCTGCGGGACATTTCCGAACGCAAAAAGACAGAGGCCGCCCTCGTCGAGTCAGAGCAAAAGTGGAGAAATATTCTGACCAACACCCCGCAGATTGGCGTCACCCTTAATCCCGAGGCGAAAATAGTTTTTGTCAATGATCATCTTCTAAAGCTGACGGGCTGGAATGAACATGAGGTCATTGGCAAAGATTGGTTTGACTTGTTCATCCCGGAAAATGTGAGAGAAGTGATAAGAAAGGTTTTTTTCTCCGCCATGAACCAAAAAGATGCATTCGGCTATTCCACCTACGAAAACGAAATCCTCGACAGGCGGGGAAACACCCTGAATGTGGCATGGTCCAATGTTTTAACAAAGGATGCAGACGGCAAAAGCATTGATATAACTTGTCTGGGCGTGGATTTGACGGAGCGGATACGCGCTGAAAAAGCGCTTTCCGACAGCGCCGCCTACATGCAAAGCATATTCAGGGCAGCCCCTTCGGGAATCGGGGTTGTGACCAATAGAGTGTTTTCCAAAGTAAACGACACGCTTTGCAGGATGGTGGGGTATTCCAGGGAGGAGTTGATCGGTCAAGGCCCCGCCTTGATCTATCCCTCCCAGGAGGAATGTGATCGGGTAGGGCGGGTCAAGTTCGAGCAGATACAGAAACGAGGGACAGGAAGCGTCGAAACCCGTTTCAGGCGGAAAGACGGCGGAATAGTGGATGTGTTGCTAAGTGCAACCCCCATTGATCCATCCGATCATGGCGTAGGCCTTACCTTCACGGCCCTGGACATATCAGAGCGAAAAAAAATTGAAAGGTCGGTGCAGGTCGCCCACGAGCTTCTTTTAACCATCCTGGACAGCATAGACGCCACTATATCCGTTGCGGACATGAAGACCTATGAAATACTCTTTATGAACAAATACATGGTGGAAAGTTTCGGCCGGGACCTTACCGGCGAACTTTGTTGGCAAGCATTCCGGGGGGGCTCCGGGCCTTGTTCGTTCTGCAGCAACAGCCGATTGCTTGACGATCACGGTCAGCCAACCGGATTGTACTCCTGGCAGGGTAAAAATCCTATTACGGAAAAATGGTACATCAATCATGATCGCGCTATCCAGTGGACGGACGGACGAATGGTTCGCTTGCAGATTGCAACCGACATCACGCAAATAAAAGATCTGGAGGAAAAGCTGCGGCAATCCCAAAAAATGGAGTCCATCGGAAATCTGGCCGGCGGCATTGCCCACGACTTTAATAATATTCTGTTTCCTATCATGGGGCTTTCTGAAATGCTTATGGATGACCTTCCCAAAAACAGCCAGGAAAGGGAAAGCGCCGAAGAGATTTTCAAAGCGGGAAAGCGGGGCAGCGACCTGGTCAAGCAAATCCTGGCGTTCAGCAGGCAATCCGAACAAAAGAAAGTGCCCACTCGCATTCAAAGCATCCTCAAGGAGGTGTTGAAACTCTCCCGCTCTACCATTCCCGCCTATATAGAAATCAATCAGGCCATTCAATCGGACTGCGGAATGGTGTTGGCGGACCCAAGCCAGATGCACCAGGTCGGCATGAATATTATCACGAACGCATACCATGCCGTGGAAGACAAGGGCGGGACGATTACCGTGCGCCTGGAAGAGCGCAATCTGGAAGAGGCAGAAGCCGGGAAATATGATCTTCGCCCTGGAAGATACCTGGTTCTATCCGTAAATGACACCGGATGCGGCATGCCGGAAAAACTGGTGGACAAGATTTTCGACCCGTATTTCACCACAAAGGAGCAGGGGAAAGGCACCGGGCTAGGCCTTGCGGTTGTATACGGCATCGTCAAAGAACATTCCGGAACCGTAAAAGTGCACAGCGCAGTAGGTAAAGGTTCGACCTTTGATGTGTATCTGCCTTTGATGGAAAAAGCCGGCTTGGCCGAGCCTGTAAAAACCATGGCGGACCTGCCCACAGGGCATGAACGCATTTTTCTGGTGGATGACGAGGAGGCTATCGCCAACCTGGAAAAAATGATGCTGACACGGCTTGGCTACACAGTGGCCTCCTATACTTCCAGTGTAAAAGCCTTGGAGGCGTTTGAGGCGGACCCACATGCCTATGACTTGGTCGTAACTGACATGACCATGCCGTCCCTGACCGGCGCCCAGTTGGCCGGGAAAGTCCGGTCCCTGCGAAAAAGCATGCCCATCATTATCTGCACCGGGTTCAGCGAAAAAATGGACGAGGCCAAAGCAAAGGATCTGGGAGTTGCGGGGCTTTTGATGAAGCCCATTGACCGGGCTGATCTGGCGAAGACCGTCCGAAGGGTTTTAGACGAATTCAAAGGGGGAGCTCCTCCGGAATAA
- a CDS encoding acyltransferase family protein: protein MNAPARRHELDWIRVMAILAVFFFHSTRFFDLWDWHIKNVNNYLWVEIWNGFMTTWLMPLFFVISGASLFYALNNSGGFKKFYLDKFSRLMVPVIVGACTHSALQIYLERTSKHVFSGSFFSFYKIYFSGLYFEPNCPGNFAFHGMHLWYLLFLFLYSLLCYRLFVRLQGGWGNGLNRLTSLLSSPKAMYLIFPLPLLLIKLIFPASILSVGSGGWGFLYYLWFLIGGFVIASGENLMECIKRNRNISLVLAGAFTALYLYLVFGALGGAIPYAIRPWAALLLRFWGAWFWILAILGLGLQHLSFDRPILRHLNEGVLPFYILHQTIILGFGYFVMPLEIEDYAKWLIVFIDAFALTAGLYFYLIRKFDVLRFLFGMKTSKPLFSKAGKTIVLAALHIVYAGMIAFSVVNWPASAAINRAPMPFAYDADRDVILDARNITEKSPTGVRLVADPSASTGWAVELTSGASGKPLPAPEVYVEMQFEAPAGRYYIWLRGKCNEDDISSDSIWLQSDKWIGTGWGSMLGNWLDIHSAGAWGWASNGDDPKLIILRSDGVHTLRIQPRQVPHRIDQIWLSRFQNRMPGVNEPIKK from the coding sequence ATGAACGCTCCCGCAAGACGTCACGAGTTGGACTGGATCCGTGTCATGGCCATCCTGGCCGTGTTTTTTTTTCATAGCACCCGGTTTTTTGACCTGTGGGATTGGCATATCAAGAATGTGAACAATTACCTATGGGTGGAAATCTGGAACGGCTTCATGACAACCTGGCTGATGCCCTTGTTCTTCGTCATTTCCGGCGCCAGCCTGTTTTACGCCCTGAACAATTCCGGGGGATTCAAAAAGTTCTATTTGGACAAATTTTCCCGCCTCATGGTCCCGGTTATTGTTGGGGCATGCACCCACAGCGCCCTGCAGATTTACCTGGAACGGACTTCCAAGCATGTTTTTTCCGGGTCCTTTTTCTCATTTTACAAAATCTATTTCTCGGGCTTGTATTTTGAACCGAACTGCCCGGGTAACTTTGCCTTTCATGGCATGCATCTTTGGTATCTGCTGTTTTTGTTCCTGTACAGCCTGCTTTGCTACCGCTTGTTCGTCCGCTTGCAGGGAGGCTGGGGCAACGGCCTGAATCGGCTCACAAGCCTGCTGTCCTCCCCCAAGGCCATGTATCTCATCTTTCCCCTTCCTCTGCTGCTTATCAAACTGATTTTCCCCGCCTCCATATTAAGCGTGGGAAGCGGCGGCTGGGGATTCCTATATTATCTGTGGTTTTTAATCGGAGGGTTCGTTATTGCCTCCGGCGAAAATCTCATGGAGTGCATCAAGCGAAACCGGAATATCTCCCTGGTTTTGGCCGGCGCCTTTACCGCCTTGTATCTGTATTTGGTTTTTGGGGCTTTGGGCGGTGCGATTCCTTATGCAATCAGGCCTTGGGCCGCCCTGCTACTGCGGTTTTGGGGGGCTTGGTTCTGGATCCTGGCCATTCTGGGGCTGGGCCTGCAGCATCTATCTTTTGACCGCCCCATACTCCGCCATTTAAACGAAGGGGTGCTGCCTTTTTACATCCTCCATCAAACGATCATCCTCGGCTTCGGGTATTTTGTCATGCCCCTGGAAATCGAAGATTACGCCAAGTGGTTGATAGTATTTATTGACGCGTTCGCCCTGACCGCCGGACTCTATTTTTATCTGATCAGAAAATTCGACGTGCTCCGTTTCCTGTTCGGCATGAAAACCTCCAAGCCGCTCTTCTCCAAGGCAGGAAAAACAATCGTCCTGGCAGCCTTACATATAGTTTACGCAGGCATGATAGCCTTCTCCGTCGTCAACTGGCCGGCGTCGGCCGCAATCAACCGGGCGCCCATGCCCTTTGCCTACGACGCGGATCGGGACGTTATCCTGGACGCCCGTAACATTACGGAAAAATCGCCAACCGGGGTGCGATTGGTAGCGGACCCCTCCGCCTCCACTGGATGGGCCGTTGAATTGACCTCCGGCGCCAGCGGCAAGCCTCTGCCCGCCCCGGAGGTTTACGTGGAAATGCAGTTTGAAGCCCCGGCCGGAAGGTATTACATTTGGCTGCGCGGCAAATGCAACGAGGACGACATCTCCAGCGATTCCATCTGGCTGCAGTCGGACAAATGGATTGGGACTGGCTGGGGCTCAATGCTCGGCAACTGGCTGGATATTCATTCGGCGGGCGCCTGGGGCTGGGCCAGCAACGGGGACGATCCCAAACTCATCATTTTGAGGTCAGACGGCGTGCACACGCTGAGGATTCAACCCCGGCAGGTCCCCCACCGGATTGATCAAATCTGGCTGAGCCGCTTTCAAAACCGGATGCCCGGCGTCAACGAACCGATAAAGAAGTAG
- a CDS encoding SWIM zinc finger family protein has translation MKIGKWEKVLRSLTWGELEEWAGEKIVSRGRSYKKHVSDVAVTPEDEFIAWVQGTRKYATWIELDSKGGLDCGCTCPYERGPCKHAVALVLVCMDLIEEKAKIPKAAKDDERLRLYYRYYGEDPEGGDWDDDDDDDDWISLSDLGASLKKMKKQEIVDMLLDMAANSEDFHITISDRILLQTRGPKAAASVLRRQIDDIIAFDDYDAYWSGNYSEPDFTEVQASMKAMIKNGQAGQVLSPGLVLWENSDNLIESLDQDGEIGMEIGECMDLVFEALFLSSMKSQDRLLWLIERFMEDQYDVLPDEEESLCKGGFSPQDWAHAADLLRDRLSSMPAPAKNGSYFQNHERSELLSWLIRAMEESGREGVIELLMAEAPRTGDYERLVRALLEAGDLEQAKQWAIKGFEGSIEDAPRTAWAMVEMMQTIAARLGDKKQVAALAALAFFDSPRLGNFLNVEKAVAKEQWPETRLGLMSFLESGRRPDLPDTKVKAMVAWPLPAPWVSRLSPKRWKESYPLHAVLIKIAVHEKRHDDAIARYLKLTGSARPWGLGMELANAVWKTHPDFSINQWKAAAEHQISQVKVSAYKSAGEYLRKVKKAYESAGETAEWKAYAKTLRDVNRRRPRMIEVLNSLEKKPIMKS, from the coding sequence ATGAAGATCGGCAAGTGGGAAAAAGTACTGCGTTCGCTCACATGGGGCGAATTGGAAGAGTGGGCTGGCGAGAAAATTGTGTCCCGGGGGCGGTCGTATAAGAAGCATGTGAGCGACGTGGCCGTAACCCCGGAAGATGAATTCATCGCCTGGGTTCAGGGGACCCGCAAATACGCAACATGGATAGAACTCGATTCCAAGGGCGGGTTGGATTGCGGATGCACCTGTCCTTACGAACGGGGGCCGTGCAAGCATGCCGTGGCCCTGGTTTTGGTTTGCATGGATTTGATCGAGGAAAAAGCTAAAATCCCCAAAGCTGCCAAGGATGATGAACGCCTGCGCCTTTATTACCGGTACTATGGTGAAGACCCGGAAGGTGGTGACTGGGATGATGACGATGATGATGATGATTGGATTTCGCTCTCTGATCTTGGCGCCTCCCTGAAAAAGATGAAGAAGCAGGAAATTGTGGATATGTTGCTGGATATGGCTGCGAATTCCGAGGATTTTCATATAACCATCTCTGACCGGATTCTTTTGCAGACCAGGGGGCCGAAAGCCGCCGCGAGCGTGTTGCGCAGGCAGATCGATGATATTATAGCCTTTGATGATTACGATGCCTACTGGAGCGGCAATTACTCGGAACCTGATTTTACCGAGGTTCAAGCAAGTATGAAGGCCATGATCAAAAACGGGCAGGCCGGCCAGGTGCTTTCCCCCGGCTTAGTGTTGTGGGAGAACAGTGACAACCTGATCGAGTCCTTGGACCAGGACGGAGAAATCGGAATGGAAATCGGCGAGTGCATGGATTTGGTTTTCGAAGCCTTGTTTCTCTCCAGCATGAAATCCCAAGACCGTCTCCTGTGGTTGATAGAACGCTTTATGGAAGACCAATACGATGTGCTTCCGGACGAGGAGGAGAGCCTATGCAAGGGAGGCTTTTCACCCCAGGACTGGGCGCACGCCGCGGACTTGTTAAGGGACAGGCTGTCGTCCATGCCTGCCCCCGCCAAGAACGGTTCTTACTTTCAAAACCATGAAAGAAGCGAACTTCTGTCCTGGTTGATCCGAGCCATGGAGGAAAGCGGCCGGGAAGGCGTGATTGAACTGCTGATGGCGGAAGCCCCGCGCACCGGGGATTATGAACGATTGGTGCGGGCCTTGTTGGAAGCCGGAGACCTGGAGCAGGCTAAACAGTGGGCGATCAAGGGGTTTGAGGGCTCCATTGAGGACGCCCCCAGGACGGCCTGGGCGATGGTTGAAATGATGCAAACCATCGCCGCCCGCCTGGGGGATAAGAAACAGGTCGCCGCCCTGGCGGCTCTGGCCTTTTTTGATTCCCCCCGCCTGGGAAACTTCCTGAACGTAGAAAAGGCCGTTGCAAAAGAACAATGGCCGGAAACCCGCCTGGGCCTTATGTCTTTTCTGGAATCCGGAAGAAGGCCGGACTTGCCTGATACGAAAGTGAAAGCCATGGTTGCCTGGCCGCTTCCGGCGCCCTGGGTTTCACGCCTTTCCCCCAAAAGGTGGAAGGAGAGTTACCCGCTTCATGCTGTGCTTATAAAAATAGCCGTGCATGAAAAACGGCATGACGACGCCATCGCCAGGTACCTGAAATTGACCGGTTCGGCCCGGCCGTGGGGGTTGGGTATGGAATTGGCCAATGCGGTTTGGAAAACCCACCCGGATTTTTCCATAAACCAATGGAAAGCAGCGGCGGAGCATCAAATCAGCCAGGTAAAAGTAAGCGCCTATAAATCGGCTGGCGAGTATCTGCGCAAGGTCAAAAAGGCTTATGAGTCCGCAGGCGAAACCGCAGAATGGAAGGCTTACGCCAAAACCCTGCGGGACGTCAACCGCCGCAGGCCCCGCATGATTGAGGTTTTGAACTCTTTGGAGAAAAAACCCATCATGAAGTCCTAA
- a CDS encoding TetR/AcrR family transcriptional regulator, translating into MPKQHEGSTKARLFRAGVKIFAQKGYGDATVREICKEAKTANINGVNYYFGSKELLYREILEFIFSEYGKHSLEERKQKTPEKQLRAMIGVYCRMLYEDNAFTSDATAIFVHEMARPSSFVEDMVDQYNRPEVERHMQMFRRLLGDGADDDAVRDCLVSVSGQLLYYSFAWPLFSRLFPDYDADQRHEAWAEHVFAFSMGGIAAIRKRLKAKKEV; encoded by the coding sequence ATGCCAAAACAACATGAGGGTTCCACAAAGGCCAGGCTGTTCAGGGCGGGAGTCAAAATTTTCGCCCAGAAAGGCTATGGGGACGCCACAGTTCGGGAAATCTGCAAAGAGGCTAAAACCGCCAATATCAACGGCGTCAACTACTATTTCGGGTCCAAGGAGTTATTGTATCGGGAAATATTGGAATTCATATTCTCTGAGTATGGCAAGCATAGTTTGGAGGAAAGGAAGCAGAAAACGCCGGAAAAGCAGCTTAGGGCGATGATCGGCGTCTATTGCAGGATGCTATACGAAGACAACGCATTCACTTCAGACGCAACCGCGATATTCGTCCATGAAATGGCCAGGCCCTCATCCTTTGTGGAGGATATGGTGGATCAATACAACCGGCCCGAGGTGGAGCGCCACATGCAGATGTTTCGCCGGTTGTTGGGAGACGGAGCCGACGACGATGCGGTCCGGGACTGCCTGGTTTCGGTCTCGGGCCAGTTGCTTTATTACAGTTTTGCCTGGCCGTTATTCTCCAGGCTTTTCCCGGACTACGATGCCGACCAGCGCCATGAGGCGTGGGCGGAGCATGTGTTTGCCTTTTCCATGGGCGGAATTGCCGCAATAAGGAAAAGATTGAAAGCAAAAAAGGAGGTCTGA
- a CDS encoding flavodoxin family protein — translation MEIKSVSCVFFSPTGSTQKVVHNIAQGMQAEVLDVMDCTNRSKRREGMGTIQSDLLIIGVPVYYGRVPEEAAPFLKSLSGRGVPVVLVVTYGNREYEDSLLELHDIAAEQGFIPVAGGAFVAEHSYSLPSRPIAHGRPDVSDIATAQDFGMQIRKEPELFL, via the coding sequence ATGGAGATCAAATCAGTATCTTGCGTATTCTTTTCACCGACGGGATCGACCCAAAAAGTCGTCCACAATATAGCGCAAGGGATGCAGGCGGAAGTATTGGACGTGATGGACTGCACCAACCGGTCGAAACGGCGCGAAGGGATGGGAACTATCCAAAGCGACCTGCTTATAATAGGCGTCCCCGTCTATTACGGCCGGGTTCCCGAAGAGGCGGCGCCTTTTCTGAAATCATTGTCCGGCCGGGGCGTTCCGGTGGTTCTTGTGGTGACTTACGGAAACCGGGAATACGAAGACTCCCTTCTGGAGCTCCATGATATAGCGGCGGAGCAGGGATTTATTCCTGTTGCAGGCGGGGCTTTTGTCGCCGAACATTCCTACTCCCTGCCCTCCCGGCCCATCGCCCACGGCAGGCCGGATGTTAGCGATATAGCGACGGCCCAGGATTTCGGCATGCAAATCAGGAAAGAGCCGGAATTGTTTCTTTGA